From a region of the Calonectris borealis chromosome 2, bCalBor7.hap1.2, whole genome shotgun sequence genome:
- the CCK gene encoding cholecystokinin → MYSGICICVFLAVLSASSLGQQAVGSHNENPLAAELEQSLTHHRHIRAPSSAGPLKSVPRLDGSIDQRANIGALLAKYLQQARKGPTGRLSVMGNRVQSIDPTHRINDRDYMGWMDFGRRSAEEYEYSS, encoded by the exons ATGTACAGCGGTATATGCATCTGCGTGTTCCTTGCTGTGCTCTCAGCGAGCTCTTTGGGACAGCAAGCTGTGGGCTCGCACAATGAGAATCCGCTGGCTGCTGAGCTTGAGCAGAGCTTGACACATCACCGGCACATCCGTGCCCCTTCGTCTGCTGGCCCGCTGAAATCTGTGCCACGGTTGGATGGAAGCATTGACCAGAGAGCTAACATCGGCGCTTTGTTGGCCAAGTATCTCCAGCAAGCCAGAAAAG GTCCCACTGGAAGGCTCTCAGTTATGGGAAACAGGGTACAGAGCATTGATCCTACGCACAGGATAAATGACAGAGACTACATGGGCTGGATGGATTTTGGACGCCGCAGTGCTGAAGAATATGAATACTCCTCCTAA